The Filimonas lacunae genomic sequence GCCTGTGGGCACCATTACCCGCTCGCAGGAGCCGGTGGTGAACCCATACCGCAGTTTTCCCTTGTTTGCTGATACTGCTGCTGACAGGATATATACCGGCAATGTGGCGCAATTGTTTCAGTTATTAAAGCCAGGGTTTACACCTAATAACTCAGGCTTACTGCTCAGCTTGCCGGTGGGGTATTACCTGGGCGTATCGGTAGGTACACTGGGAAATAATGTGGATGCTGCGGCCAATGTGATGGTAAAGACCAGCGCCGATGTGCGCAGTGGGCTCATTATCAGTGAACGGTCTGGAATATATAACCCCCGTTCATTTGCTACGGTTAATACCATCGAGTATATCAACAGAAAGGTGTACATCACTACTATTCAACGCAGGTTCGATCCTCCTGTATACTAAATCAAAAATGTTTTGTATGCGTAAAATGAAATACATGACAGGAGTTGTGGCAGCGGTATTGCTGGCTACCGCCTGTAAAAAAGATGATATCACGCCACCCATCGACAAAACCACGTTGCCCCGCACGATGGCTGCTTTTATACAAAATAACTACGACCTGTCGCTGCTGAATGCCGCTTTACAAAAAACAGGCTTGTACGACACGCTGGCGCAGGCCGGTGCGTATACCTTTTTTGCGCCGGACAACAATGCCTTTGCCGCCATTGGTATAGGTAGTGTGGCGCAAATCAACAGCATGAATACCGATAGCCTGCGTCATCAGCTACGCTATCATCTGCTGCGTAACAGGTATTTTGTTGCTTCATTTCCTTCCCAGATAGGATACAGCTATACCTCTGCTACCGGCGAACCCCTGTATGCGTCTGCCAGTAACCTGTATGGCTCCAGTGCCGATAACAGGCAGCTATTTATAAACGGTGCCATGGTATACAACGGTGCCAAACGCAATATAGCACTGGCTAACGGGGTAATACACCTGGTGAGCAAACCGCTGCAATACCATGCAGGCACGGTACAGGAATATATTACACGTGACACCAGTTTGTCGCTGTTTGCAGCAGCTATGCAACGTTTTAACTTATGGGATGGGCTTCAAAACAACAGTAAGGTTACGGTTTTTGTGCCGGACAATGCTGCGTTTCGCCGCTATGGCCTTACCCAGGATAGCATTGCGCGTATGAACCCGGCCAGCTACCAGGATCTGGCTTTTGGTGTATATCCTTTGCTGCTGAAAGCGCGCCATATTTTTTCCACCGATTCGTGGCAGATAACAAGCGAACAATACGGCCCCAATGGTATTTACTTTGGCAACTATGTAGTTACTCCCGAATACCAGTATAATGGCAACAATAACACAGAAAACGCCACTGTATCGGTAAGTTATCTAGATGTCAATGGATTTTATCAGCCCAATGATAAAGGTCCGGGAGCGGCGAGGTATAAAGGTGGTTCTGCCAAAGGAGCCGATCATCTCACCGGTAATGGTATTGTGCATGTCATTGACGACTTGCTTTTTTATCCTGAATTACTGAAAAAATAAATAAACTGTATGCGCTATACTATAAAAGCAGCTGCTTTTGCTGTATGGATGCCGGCATTGCTGGTGTTGTTACAGCTGGGAGCCTGTACTAAAAAAGATATAATGCCGGAGCCGGTAGGAGAGCCGGTGCCTTATAAAGACACGGCCATCCGCTCGTGGAAAGAGATGATGGAGAAGCCAGGTTATACGCTGTGGAAAGCTGCCTGGAATCGTTCTGATATGAACGCTATTGCCGGTGCGGATAAGGCCGGTGCTTTTCTTACGGTGTTTATGCCATCCGACCAGGCCTTTCAGGCAGCTGGCTATACAATGGAGGTAATTAACAGCGCCAGCAAAGAAACGCTGGATAGCTTACTCAGCTACCAGGTAGTACCTGGAAAATATACACCGGATAATATATCCCATATTAAGGGAAGTGCGCAGCTGAAAACATTGCTAACCAATGACGCTGTGATGGGATACAACACTTCTCAGCCGTATATCTACATCTTATATGCCGGCTACTTTCACGATAGCCTGGTAATAAACGGTGCTAACGTAGCCAAATGGGGTACGGGGCAGGATGCTGCTGACGGATATGTATATACTACAGCGGTGGTGCTGCAAAAGCCCATGCAAACCATGTGGGAGTATATAGAAAGCCACCCGGAGCTGAGCCTGTTTAAAGCGGCAATAGAGATGAGCGACTACGAATATAGCATGGGCTGGTCGGGCATGAACAACCAGATGCTGCTGATGGGTAGCCCCGGTTTTGAGTTTACCCTGTTTGCACCTTCCAATAAAGCTTTTGAAGCGGCGGGGTTTACTACTGCGGAGGATATTCAAAACTATATCAACAACAGTCTGCCCGTGAAAGATCCTGATTATGATGAGAACTGGTATTACCAGAATCCCACCACTGCTATGGACAGCATTCTTTTTGCACACGGGTTGGAAGCATACTTGTTTGCCGGTCAGTATTACTACCCGGTAAGCACTACCTATTTTACCAACGACCTTATTCAAAACGCAGCCGGTTTAAGTGGTGTGGAGATAAAGCCAGGAACGATGTACAGCAGCCCTCCCGGTATCATTCATGTAGATTTCAGTGTGGTGAACGGGCAGCTACGGGTAAAACGCTATAAAGCCAATCATACCCCCATACCGCTGGCACAGCCCAATATCCGGGTGCTGAACGGTGCAATTCACGTAGTGGATGGTTTATTCATGCGCTAAAATCAAACTCAATGAAAAGAATATTATTTAGTGGTTTTTTACTGATGCTGCTGGCGGGATGCACGAAAGAGAAGGAGGATAACAGTTTGCCGGCAGACATCACCAGCCGTCTCAACTTCATTATAGAAGATAACCTGTTTAACTTTTCTTACTTCAATGCAGGGCTTGGCAGAACGCCTTATCGCGTAACGCTTACGCAGCCGGGGCCTTACACGGTGCTGCTGCCCGATAACAATGCATTTATAGCAGCAGGTTACAGTACTGAAAATGCAGTGCTCACAGAAAGTGCATCGGTGTTGAATAACATGATAGGTTACCAGGTAGTTTCCGGTACCTGGCAGCTGGATCAATTGCCGTTTCGTTTTAACCAGGAGCTTACTTCCGTTACCGGAAGCAAGCTGTATGTTACCCGCTGGGTAAAGAACCAGGATACGGTAGTAACCATTAACGGCAGCAGGGTATTGAGTTACAACATGAAGGCCAGCAATGGCCTGATACAGGTAATCAATACCGTATTGCAGCCACTGGTACACAAAACCCTGTCCGATGCTATCTCGTCCGATCCGCAGTTCACTTACCTGAATGCTGCTTTGCAAAAAGCAGGTATGAAAACGTTGCTGGAGCAGGAAACAGCTTACACCGTTTTTGCCCCGGTGAACAGCGCCTTTGTGGCGGCAGGCTATGCCACCATACAGGACATACAGCAGGCAGATGCGGCCACCCTTCAACAATTGCTCCAATACCACCTGTTTAGCGGCAGAAAATTCGTGTATGATTATATACTGGCTACCGGCCCCTCTGATAAGTCGGAGCAGGCCATGCTTTCAGGAAACAACATCACAGTTAACCTGTTAAAGTCGGGCATCAACTACACAGGCATTACGGTAAAAGGCATAGGTAACAGCACCGTGGCTACCATCAGCAAGCCCAACGTGCTGGCAGGTAATGGCGTGTTGCATACGATTAACCAGGTATTAAAGGAGAACCAGTAAACGACTATTTCTAATGAAAAGGATACAATATTTTATATATGTACTGTTGCTTACTGTAGCAGCTACCGCAGGGTTGCAGGCACAGGAAACCAACGGCACGCTTGGCGGTAGCATTACCGACGAGCAAAACAAAGCATTAAGCGGGGTTACGGTAGAAGCCGTGCACGAACCCTCCGGCACCCGGTATGCCACGGCTACCGGTGCAGATGGTAAGTTTTATGTACCCGGTTTACGTATCGGTGGCCCTTACACGGTTACCGTTACCATGATAGGCAGAAACCCTGAAAAAAGAGAACAGCTGAACATACGCCTGGGCGAGCCGCTGCAATTGAACATTACATTGGCACAGGCAGGAGCAGAGCTGTCGGCTATTACTGTAAAAGCCGGCAAACGTGGTCCCAGGGCCAATGTGTATGGTGCCGGGCAAAACATCAGCAGCGCCCAGGTATCCGGCATGCCTACTGTTAGCCGCAGTATGCAGGATATGACCCGCATGGTGCCACAGGCTACCAAAGACAACTCTTTTGCCGGTACCAGCTTCCGTTATAACAACGTAACCATTGATGGCGCCATTAATAACGATGCCATTGGTTTCAGTCCTTCTGCAGGTGGCATTACCGGTAGTTCCGGTATGGCTGGCAGCAGCACCCGCACCAATGCTATTTCACTGGATGCCATTGAAGATATGCAGGTATACCTGGCGCCCTTTGATGTGAAAATAGGCAACTTCACCGGCGGCAGCATTAACGCGGTTACCCGCAGCGGTACCAATAAGGTGACCGGATCGGTATATGGTTTTGGCCGTAATGCCACCATCACCGGATCTGATAAAGCAGGCTCGCTGGGTAAAATGAACAGCAGCTTTTACGATTACCAGGCGGGTGCCCGCGTAGGTTTCCCTATCATTAAAAACAAATTGTTCTTCTTTACCAACGAAGAAATCACCCGCCGCCGCGATCCTTCGCAGCTGGTGGTGGGCGTAGAGGAAACTGCGCATATCCTCAGCAGCAACGATGCCGAAGCTATCCGAAACAGCACCATACAACGCTATGGCGATAGCTTTGACCCTGGTACTGCCGGCAATTACAATGCAAGCGCCCAATCGTATAAGTTCTTTAACCGTATCGACTGGAACATCAACGGTAAAAACCAGCTGGTGGTACGTAACAACACCATACTGAGTAAATCGGTGAACATGGATCGCGATCAGCAGGACTTCCGTTTCAGCAGCATGGCTTACGAGCAGGTGAACAACCAAAGCTCTACCGTGGCTGAATGGAAAGCACGTTTTAACAACCGCTTATCCAACAGCCTGATTGCCGGTTACAGCATGGTACACGATAAACGCAACCCGCTATCTAACCCTGCATTGCCGCAAGTACAGATTATGGGCCGCACACCGGGTACTACTATTTACCTGGGTACCGACCGGGAAGCCAGCATTTTTGATATGAAACAGCGTACCATTGAAATTACCGATAACCTTACCCTGAGAGCAGGGAAGCACACTTTCTTATTCGGTACCCACAATGAGTTGTATCATATCAACTATGGCTTTGTAAACAGCTGGAATGGCCGTGTAGATTACCTGAGCATTGAAGACTATATCAATAACACCCCTTACCGCGTAAGAGGTAGTTACAACTTCACCAATAACAACCGGGATTATATATTGTCGCACCCCGAAGCACAGTTTGATGTAAACCTGATGAGCGCCTATGCACAGGATGAAATTCAGCTGACGGATAAATTACGCATTACACCCGGCTTACGTGCCGATTACACCTGGCTGCCTACCATGCCGGAGTTAAGCGAGCAAACACGTACCGCTTACACCGATACCTATTTCGGAAACACGTATAGCTATACACCGTTAAACCGCATTACCCATCAATATCTGAACAAGATCCAGCTGTCCCCCCGGCTGGGCTTCAGATATGACTGGAAGGGCGATCAAAGCCTGATATTGCGCGGCGGTACCGGTTTATTTACCGGCCGTATTCCTTTTGCCTGGCTGGCCTATGCCTACTATAACAGTGGTATCAATTATGGTTCTTTTGATCAGAAAGCCGATGCAAAAGCTTTTGTACAGGGCACTGATCCATTACGTCCTTCCGGCAATGGTATAGCCGGTTTTATTGAGCAGAACGGTGCGGTAACCAATAACAGCAAAGCGGCACAGGTGCAGGTAGATGTGGTAGACAATCATTTTGTAATGCCTAAAGTATGGCGTACCAACGTAGCAGTAGATTATACGGCTGCATCCGGCTACCGTTTGGGCCTGGAAGCGATTGTAACCAAAACCCTGAAAGATGTAGCCTTTCAACAGGTGAACATCAAGGACGATCCTTATTATTATGGCTATGATGCAGATCGCAAACAGCCTGTATATAATGGTACGGTGGATAGCCGTTTTTCTAACGCCTACCTGTTAAGCAACACCGGTAAGGGCTATCGTTACAGCATTACCGCTACTGCCGGCCGTACCTGGAATTCAGGCCTGAACACTTCTGTAGCGTATACCTACGGTGCTTCTAAAGACCTGAGCAACGGTATTCGTAACTCTATGGAAAGTAACTGGCAGTTAAACCAGGCATTGAACCCGAATAATCCCGGTTTAGCGTGGAGTAATTTTGATATCCGCCACCGTATTGTTATCAACACCAGCTACAACAAGCGCTGGAACGAAACCTGGAAAACCTCGGCCACGCTGTTTATCAGCTTACAATCAGGTAGCCCCTTCACCTATGGCATTGTGAACAACAGCATACAAGGGTTGCCACAGCAGGTAAGCCTTGTGTACGTTCCGCAGGCAGCAGATGCTATCCGCTTTTTCCAGGACTATACCAATACTGCCGGTGAAACCATTACCGCGGCAACACAGGCGCAGGCATTCAATGAATATGTGGATGGTAACAAATACCTGCGTAGCCGCAGAGGCGATTTTACAGAACGTAACGCCGGCCGCACGCCCTGGAATGTGCAAACCGATCTGCACCTGGCACAGGAGTATTATTTCAACAAAGGCGTAAAAGGTGGTTTCCTCACTTTTAGCATAGATGTTATTAATGTGGCCAATTTGCTTAGCAGCAGCTGGGGCAGGGTGTACTTTTCGCCCAACACGTTTAACTCCACTGCCAGTGTGGGTTTAACACCTTCCTTCCCGGCACGTCAAAACCCCGGCAGTTACCCGGTATACCGTTTTGATAACCCCGGAAAACCTTATTCCATTGATTATTTCAATTCCCGCGCACAGGTGCAGATGGGAGTGAGATATTCTTTTTAACCAGGCTTAAATGAATCATTCAATATGAAACATACGCTTTATATCATGGCTGCCTTGTTACTGCTGGTAGCCGCCTGTAAAAAAGAAAAGCAGGATAACAGCAAACTGCCTTTGCAGGTAAAAAGCTTTTGGCCTAACAGCGGTAACGCCGGCACTATTGTGCATGTTACCGGTACCGGCTTTGGAGCCACAGCAGCAGAAAACGAAGTCATATTTAACGGAGTCAGCGCACATATCATGGATGTGCAGGATACTATCATTACTGTGCTGGCGCCTACAGAGGGTACCAGCGGTATGGTAACCGTGCATGCAGGTGGTAGCAAAGCAGAGGCAGGCAACTATACTTATCAGCCATTGAGTTTGCATGGCGTTAGCCCGGCCAATGGTGCTGCAGGTACTAATATCAATATCAGTGGTGCAGGTTTTAGCAGCCTTGCCGAACCGGCAAAAGTATATGTGAACGGTAAAGAAGCACTGGTATCTAATGTGAACGATACCTTACTGGTAGCTATAGTGCCGGAAGGTGCCGGAACCGGGAAGGTGAAAGTAGTAGTAGATGGTAAAGAGGTAGAAGGGCCTGATTTTATTTTTCAGCTGATTACAGGTATTAAACCCGCCAAAGGTGGTAAAGGCACTAAAGTAACCATCAATGGCGAGGGCTTTGCAGCCGTTGCTGCTGATAACCAGGTAGCTTTTAACGGTATTGCAGCTACGGTAATCAGCGCCAGCGCTACACAGCTGGTAGCAGAAGTACCTGACAAGGTAACTACAGGGCCGGTTTCTGTAAGCATTAACGGACAGCGTACCATCGGTGATGTGTTTACGGTGGTGCCTGCTCCGGTATTTGCTACAGTAGCGCCTTTGAGTGGACCGGCAGGTACTGTTGTTACCATTACCGGTGAAAACTTCAGTAACCGGGCGGATGAAATAGTGGTGATGTTCAATGGTAAACAAGCAGTGATAGAAACTGCTGCAGAGAAAAAGATCACCGTGAAAGTGCCGGCAGGTGCAGGAACCGGTAACCTGAATGTAACCGTGAACGACCAGCCCACAACAGGGCCACAGTTTACAGAACAAACCTTAGGTGTAGCGGCACTGCTGCCCGATAATGGTTTGCCAGGGGTAAAGGTTACTATACAAGGCACGGGCTTTAGCACCGTGGCTGCTGAAAACCAGGTGAGCTTTAACGGCATACCGGTGGTGGTATCTGCGGCTACTGTTACCATACTGGAAGTAACAGTGCCGGAAGGCGTAAGCACCGGCGTGGTTACCATTACCGTAAACGGTATGAATGCTACCGGACCTGTGTTTAAAAAATCAGGCGTAATAACGCTGGCTGGCGGACCTTCCAGCAGTGAGTTCAGCTGGGTGCAAGGGCTGGCAGCTGATAAGCAGGGCAATGTGTTTGCAACAGACAATAACTGGATTAAGAAAGTAAGTCCATCAGGTGTGGTCACTGTTTTTGCCGGCGGCACAGCAGCGGGTTATGTAGACGGTACCGGAACCGATGCACGCTTCAATTTTGTTACCTCACTGGCAATAGATGTCAATGACAACCTGTATGTATCAGACCGGTTTAACAATAAAATCCGTAAGATCACTCCTGCTGGCGTGGTAACTACTTACGCCACGCTTAGCTTTAGCCCTACTGGATTAGCAGTAGATAAAAACGGACTGGTGTATGCAGGCAGGGATTACCAGGGCGTGTACACTATATCTGCCAATGGTATCGCTACCCGTATGGCAGGCGACGCGTATGAATCGGCTAACTATATATGGGCCATGAATGGTACCGTATACTATGCAGCAGATTACAGCTATAATGCCATTTTCACAGTAGTGAACGGTTCTAAGGCAATATATGCAGGCAGTTCACAGGGATATGGTGGCGATGATGGTTCTCTGACCACTGCACGCTTTGGAACCATAGTAGGGGTTACGGGCAATTACGATGGCCTGATGTACTGTTCTGACAGGAACACGATCAGAAAGATAGAAAACGGTATAGTTACCACCGTAACCGGTACGCAAGGGGGCACAACACCGGTAGCAGGTTATCAGGATGGAGCTTTAGATAAGGCTAAGTTCAGCGACCCGACAGCGATGTGCCTGGATAAAGACGGTAACTTATATGTATCAGAACGTAATAATAAAAGCATACGTAAAGTGTTTTTCAGATAAAGGGAGAATTAAAAACTAAACATCCACGATCAGCCCGCACATTTCCATGTAGCGGGCTTTTTACGTGTACAATACATACAATAAAGCGCTGATGGTAAACAATCTTATCATGGAGAGTTTTATCAAAAGGTACTTTATGGCAAAGCGTTGATATAAAAATGCAGCACCAATAACCCGCGATTAATGATGCGTTTGCGGATGCAATAATTTAAACAGCTCCTTCTGTAAATCTTCATCCTTCATCTTGTTTAGCGATTCTGCATCCAGCTCATACCATTTCTTCTTATTACCTAACACGCCTACAATATAGGTATGTCCGGCTTGCGCAGGTTCGCCTGTTTCCGGGTGTTTTTTAGTGATGTTTACCACCACATCTTTGTATTTTGACATGCTGTAAGTTAACACAAAAATAACCAGCAGCCTTCTTTTTATGTCGGAAGGGTGCTGTCGATAGCAATGGGCTGGCTGGTAAGTACCTGCATGGCCTTATCCAGTTCATCCTTCATTACGGTAATATACTGGCTGCTTTCTTTCTTGAATTGAACAGCGAGTAGTTTATAATACTGAATGCCTTCCAGCAAATTGCTTTTAAACGATTGAAAATATTTTACCTGTTTGGGGCTTAATGTGCAGGCGTTTTCTATATTCTTTTTCCAGTAATCGATATATAAGTGCAATTCGTTCACAAACATATTAGGGCGGTACAACGAATTCAGAATGTTTAAACGGCCATAGATATGGTCTACCATTTCCTGCAAAGTATGCACACCTGAAAAGTAAGCCAGGTTAGGGCCGGGGCAAATGGTCACCGCCGGGTAAGCCGTTGGTATATTTTCTTTTAACAGGGTAGCGGCACCCAGGCCTTCACAAAGGCAGTCTTTGGACGTGATGTTCTGTAAAGCTTTTTGATATTCTTCGGGAGAAAGATTTTTTTCCTCCAGTTGTTTTATTTTCAGATGCTGGTACTGGCGCGATGCTGTGCAAATAGGTGCTTCGGTAAATTCCGTATCAGCAGAAAGATATTTTTTCATGCAGGGGCTGCCCGGCCTTCCCTTATCCATGCGCTGCTGTCTTTGTGCTTCTGCACTGCTTTTCCGGAAGTTGTTAAAAGGCACACCCAAAGGGGAAGCGTCACTGATATAATAATCATCCTGCTGTGCAGTAGCCAGTTGCTGCAGCGTGGTGTTATCTACATTCGTTGCTTCCGGTACCAGCAAAAAAGGACTTCCCCAGCCGGTGCCATTTACGGCGTAATGTTCCAGTAAAAAATCATTTTCATTAGCCGTTCCAATACCACCCTGTACTGTTATTTTTAAGGCAGGCAGCGTAGCATAGGTTGTTTGCTGCCTGGCAAGCAGTGCCGCATTGCATATGCTCAGCAGTTCTTCGGCCAAGGCCGCCCTTTTGGTTTTAAACTCTTCCAGTATAGGCCCCAGCAATAAACCCTCGGTTGCAAAGGCATGACCTCCGCAGTTCAATCCCGATTCAATACGAAACTCCGACACCCATATGCCTTTTTTAGCCAGCAACTTACCCTGCACCAATGCCGACCGGAAATCGCTGACTTTTAATATAATTTTCTTTTTTACATATCCATTTTCATCCGGGAAGAAACCAGCAAACTGTTCTATATAATTATAGAGTCGCGGATTATAACCTGCCGATAGTATTACAGATGATTGCAGGTTGCTTTGCGCAAAACCACGCAAAGCCGACAGTGCATCGGAGTATTCTGATGGAAGCGCATTGCCCTCTGCATCTGTATTCATCCTGTCCACCTTAGCCATAATATTCACATCAATAGCGCCGGCGGTAACTAACTGCCGTAGCTGCTGCTGTAATAATTGTTTGGCAGGCCCTTCCGGCATGCTGTTCATTTCCAGGAACCGCCGCTTAATGGCAGCGGTTTCGGGCAACAGCTGAAAATATTGATACAGCTCGTTGTTTGCTTCAAAAGGCAGGGCTGTCAGTTGCTGCATTTGTTGCTGTACAATTTCCTGCACCAGGTTCAGGTAGCAGCAAATACGCTTTGCCCTGAAATCTTCCTGCATGTCTGTGATGGGTTGGTAGGGGGTATGTTGTTGCTGGTGGTAAAACTCCCTCATCTTTTCCACCAGCTGATCGTCCACAATAGATATTACTGATGAAATACCAAACCGGGCCACCTTTACAGGTGTATCAATACTATAACCTAATCCCAGCACGGGAATATGAAAACTGTGTAGCGGAGGTATGTTCATCCAAATGTTTTTTGCGCAGCCGGACTGCTTGTATAGAAATGTGTTTGCGGGCGAATATCCCACCCCGCCGGGGGAATAACTATGATGAATGTCATAGTTAAAGTTGATTTATCTACAGCCGGTCCATTTTTCTCCTGATAGGGTAAAGAGGCTATTGTTAAATGGGCAGTAAAATGCGAGTAGCTAATCTGGCTGTTGATACACGTAGAAGTGCAGGGATATAGAGATACACACTTACCCGAGCGTATGTTCACCTATTTTTACAGGATACGGGATAGGTATAAGAGGGATGTAACTTCGCTGGCTATTTTTACCGATCAGGACGAAAAGTATCACCCTGATAAATATGAATATCATTGTTGTGGCGCAAGTGTTACCTATAGTTTTAACACCTATAAGGTAAAAACACAGCGCGTGGATGTACTGGAACAAAGTGACAATCCTTTTGCAGTAGTCATCCTAACCATATTAACCGCATTGAAACAGAATGAAGAGGGCCACGATCACCTGGTAGAATCATTCCTGGGATTGATTCGCCGGTTACTGAACCGGCAATTGCCGAAGCACAAAATAGTGAGGTTAGTAGCATTCATCAAACGATACGTTCATTTGGGAAATTCTCCACTATTTAATAAATTTGAAGAAGAGATTAAATTACTCACCGAAAATCCGGCATATATGGGAATATTAGAGCAAGTATTGCAGATTGACACAGAGGAAGCTGAAAAGCGTGGTGCTATATCCGGCCGTTTAATAGGAATAGAAGAAGGCAAAGCACAAATAGTTGCCAATCTCCTGGTCAACTCAGATTTTGATATTCAAACGATCGCTTCATTGACTGGTGAATCTATTGATTTTATAATCGAAATCAAAAACAAATTACCTTAAAATACAAGTGCTGTATCGATGCAGTTAAAGATAATTCCGGCCCCTTATCTGATAAGTAAGGGGCTTTTTCGTACCCGGTAATCTTGTTCTTATTGGATCTGTCGCGAGAACACGCGCATGGTATCAGAGAGTTCTGGCATCCTTCCAGCCAGTACGTGCAACTGTTGCGGAAGTTCTGGTACTTACCGGAAGAACTTTCAGAAGACTTCCAAAAGTACTGGCATCATTCCCGAGAGTACTTGAATAAGATGCCGGTACTCACCAGACTTTCCGGAGTGTTCCGGCATTTGCCGGACAAGTTTTCTGGACTAATCCCGGAGCTTGCTGCACACATGCACCAACTTGCCGGGCAAATCCATGAACTCTTGCGGCAAATTTTCCAACCTTCTGGCCATTCCAGGGAACTCCCTGGAATGCTCAGGCAACTCTCTGGGCAAATCAGTGAACTCCCCGAAAGGATGCCACAACCTTCCGGGCATTTCAGAGAGTTCCCTGGAATGGTCAGGGAACTCTCTGGGCAAATCAGTGAACTCCCCGAAAGGATGCCACAACCTTCTGGCCATTTCAGGGAGTTGTCTGGAATGCTCAGGCAACTCCCTGGAGTGATGGACCAACCTTCTGGAGAAAATCTAAAGTGCCAAAATCATAAATATTGTCTCAATTTGCATTTTTTAATGTATTTGACTGTCGCAATTAATGTAAATTGAGCTATTTGACGCCGAAATCGATAAAAAATGGAAATTCCCCGTCGCGTACAAAAGTTGATTGAAGAGCAATTGGGTGTGCAAAAAGTAATAATACTGTATGGAACCCGTGGAACTGGAAAAGCTACAGTGATAGAGAATCTGGTAGCAACGAGAGGGGAGAAAATACTTTTTCTGCCAGGGAAAGACATAGAAACAGCGGAGATATTACAAAGAAGAACCGAAGCCAACTACAAACGGCTCATCGGGAAAAAGAAGATTGTTCTTATGGAGGAAGCGCAGTTTATTCCCGAAATAGGCCACATTCTGCAGTTTATGACGGCGCTTGTTAAAGACATTACTATTCTTGCAACGGGTAGTATCGGTTTTGATCTTGTTGATAAAATCAATGAGCCATTGGTGGGCCGAAACCTGGTATATCAACT encodes the following:
- a CDS encoding fasciclin domain-containing protein; translated protein: MKRILFSGFLLMLLAGCTKEKEDNSLPADITSRLNFIIEDNLFNFSYFNAGLGRTPYRVTLTQPGPYTVLLPDNNAFIAAGYSTENAVLTESASVLNNMIGYQVVSGTWQLDQLPFRFNQELTSVTGSKLYVTRWVKNQDTVVTINGSRVLSYNMKASNGLIQVINTVLQPLVHKTLSDAISSDPQFTYLNAALQKAGMKTLLEQETAYTVFAPVNSAFVAAGYATIQDIQQADAATLQQLLQYHLFSGRKFVYDYILATGPSDKSEQAMLSGNNITVNLLKSGINYTGITVKGIGNSTVATISKPNVLAGNGVLHTINQVLKENQ
- a CDS encoding TonB-dependent receptor; its protein translation is MKRIQYFIYVLLLTVAATAGLQAQETNGTLGGSITDEQNKALSGVTVEAVHEPSGTRYATATGADGKFYVPGLRIGGPYTVTVTMIGRNPEKREQLNIRLGEPLQLNITLAQAGAELSAITVKAGKRGPRANVYGAGQNISSAQVSGMPTVSRSMQDMTRMVPQATKDNSFAGTSFRYNNVTIDGAINNDAIGFSPSAGGITGSSGMAGSSTRTNAISLDAIEDMQVYLAPFDVKIGNFTGGSINAVTRSGTNKVTGSVYGFGRNATITGSDKAGSLGKMNSSFYDYQAGARVGFPIIKNKLFFFTNEEITRRRDPSQLVVGVEETAHILSSNDAEAIRNSTIQRYGDSFDPGTAGNYNASAQSYKFFNRIDWNINGKNQLVVRNNTILSKSVNMDRDQQDFRFSSMAYEQVNNQSSTVAEWKARFNNRLSNSLIAGYSMVHDKRNPLSNPALPQVQIMGRTPGTTIYLGTDREASIFDMKQRTIEITDNLTLRAGKHTFLFGTHNELYHINYGFVNSWNGRVDYLSIEDYINNTPYRVRGSYNFTNNNRDYILSHPEAQFDVNLMSAYAQDEIQLTDKLRITPGLRADYTWLPTMPELSEQTRTAYTDTYFGNTYSYTPLNRITHQYLNKIQLSPRLGFRYDWKGDQSLILRGGTGLFTGRIPFAWLAYAYYNSGINYGSFDQKADAKAFVQGTDPLRPSGNGIAGFIEQNGAVTNNSKAAQVQVDVVDNHFVMPKVWRTNVAVDYTAASGYRLGLEAIVTKTLKDVAFQQVNIKDDPYYYGYDADRKQPVYNGTVDSRFSNAYLLSNTGKGYRYSITATAGRTWNSGLNTSVAYTYGASKDLSNGIRNSMESNWQLNQALNPNNPGLAWSNFDIRHRIVINTSYNKRWNETWKTSATLFISLQSGSPFTYGIVNNSIQGLPQQVSLVYVPQAADAIRFFQDYTNTAGETITAATQAQAFNEYVDGNKYLRSRRGDFTERNAGRTPWNVQTDLHLAQEYYFNKGVKGGFLTFSIDVINVANLLSSSWGRVYFSPNTFNSTASVGLTPSFPARQNPGSYPVYRFDNPGKPYSIDYFNSRAQVQMGVRYSF
- a CDS encoding fasciclin domain-containing protein, with translation MRKMKYMTGVVAAVLLATACKKDDITPPIDKTTLPRTMAAFIQNNYDLSLLNAALQKTGLYDTLAQAGAYTFFAPDNNAFAAIGIGSVAQINSMNTDSLRHQLRYHLLRNRYFVASFPSQIGYSYTSATGEPLYASASNLYGSSADNRQLFINGAMVYNGAKRNIALANGVIHLVSKPLQYHAGTVQEYITRDTSLSLFAAAMQRFNLWDGLQNNSKVTVFVPDNAAFRRYGLTQDSIARMNPASYQDLAFGVYPLLLKARHIFSTDSWQITSEQYGPNGIYFGNYVVTPEYQYNGNNNTENATVSVSYLDVNGFYQPNDKGPGAARYKGGSAKGADHLTGNGIVHVIDDLLFYPELLKK
- a CDS encoding fasciclin domain-containing protein; this encodes MRYTIKAAAFAVWMPALLVLLQLGACTKKDIMPEPVGEPVPYKDTAIRSWKEMMEKPGYTLWKAAWNRSDMNAIAGADKAGAFLTVFMPSDQAFQAAGYTMEVINSASKETLDSLLSYQVVPGKYTPDNISHIKGSAQLKTLLTNDAVMGYNTSQPYIYILYAGYFHDSLVINGANVAKWGTGQDAADGYVYTTAVVLQKPMQTMWEYIESHPELSLFKAAIEMSDYEYSMGWSGMNNQMLLMGSPGFEFTLFAPSNKAFEAAGFTTAEDIQNYINNSLPVKDPDYDENWYYQNPTTAMDSILFAHGLEAYLFAGQYYYPVSTTYFTNDLIQNAAGLSGVEIKPGTMYSSPPGIIHVDFSVVNGQLRVKRYKANHTPIPLAQPNIRVLNGAIHVVDGLFMR